One part of the Tenacibaculum sp. 190130A14a genome encodes these proteins:
- a CDS encoding DinB family protein, translating into MGKEYVTKHIVALEEVLETFPKRISVLSEADWNVKEAGKWSKKEILGHLVDSALNNLQRYIRVQYQEIPHVVYHQNEWVAAQHWQQVSIAEIVTLWKSLNTQIAHVWHNFPEDKFEASINVSKEIEKVEIYSFQEMLDDYIGHFNHHAQQILR; encoded by the coding sequence ATGGGTAAAGAATATGTAACAAAACATATTGTTGCTTTAGAAGAAGTATTAGAGACTTTCCCAAAGAGAATATCGGTTCTTTCTGAGGCTGATTGGAACGTAAAAGAAGCTGGTAAATGGAGTAAAAAGGAAATTTTAGGACATTTAGTAGATTCAGCTCTTAACAATTTACAACGCTATATTCGAGTTCAGTATCAGGAAATACCACATGTGGTGTATCATCAAAATGAATGGGTTGCGGCACAACATTGGCAACAAGTTTCTATAGCTGAAATAGTTACTTTATGGAAAAGTTTAAACACCCAGATTGCACATGTTTGGCATAATTTTCCGGAAGATAAATTCGAAGCATCGATAAATGTTTCCAAAGAAATAGAAAAAGTAGAGATTTATTCCTTTCAAGAAATGTTAGATGATTATATTGGGCACTTTAATCATCATGCACAACAAATCCTAAGATAA
- a CDS encoding bifunctional nuclease family protein, with protein sequence MSLIQLTIKGISYSQTQSGAYALVLSEIGGKRTLPIIIGAFEAQSIAIALEKEIRPPRPLTHDLFKTFADRFVIKIKQVIIHKLVDGVFFSSLVCERDGVEETIDTRTSDAIALAVRFQAPIYTYENILDKAGIYLKMEEELEFEDELEEDEYEIDLEESLEEKGGFSNLSIKELHEQLDEAVANENYELAAKIRDEISKRS encoded by the coding sequence ATGAGTTTAATACAACTAACTATTAAGGGTATTTCGTATAGTCAAACGCAAAGCGGAGCGTACGCTTTGGTATTGAGCGAAATAGGAGGTAAAAGAACTTTACCTATAATTATTGGTGCATTTGAAGCACAGTCAATAGCAATCGCTTTGGAAAAGGAGATCAGACCACCGAGACCCTTAACTCATGATTTGTTTAAAACTTTTGCTGATCGTTTTGTGATTAAAATCAAGCAGGTAATCATTCATAAATTGGTAGATGGTGTATTCTTTTCAAGCTTAGTATGTGAAAGAGACGGAGTTGAAGAGACCATAGATACAAGAACTTCTGATGCCATTGCATTAGCAGTACGTTTTCAAGCGCCTATTTATACCTATGAAAACATTTTAGATAAAGCAGGTATTTATTTAAAAATGGAAGAAGAGCTTGAATTTGAAGATGAGTTAGAAGAAGATGAATATGAGATTGATTTAGAAGAAAGCCTAGAGGAAAAAGGAGGGTTTTCAAATTTATCAATAAAGGAATTGCATGAGCAACTAGATGAGGCAGTTGCAAATGAAAACTATGAATTAGCAGCTAAAATTCGCGACGAAATTAGCAAACGTTCTTAA
- the gldA gene encoding gliding motility-associated ABC transporter ATP-binding subunit GldA, whose amino-acid sequence MSIVLTSVSKMYGAQKAVNAISFSGEKGEIIGFLGPNGAGKSTTMKMLTGFIQPSEGTVMVGGIDVVKNSIEAQKQIGYLPEHNPLYLDMYVREYLQFQASVHQVGIEKVEEVIAKVGLTLEAHKKIGQLSKGYRQRVGLAAAILHDPEVLILDEPTTGLDPNQLVEIRGLIKELGKDKIVLLSTHIMQEVEAVCDRVIIINKGEIVTDKKINELKTSTEQVIHVTFDYKLEEQFIKRMLNVVSYKNTSENNWTLVFDTTEDMRPHIFDFAQENGLKILGLNTENKNLESLFRELTS is encoded by the coding sequence ATGTCAATAGTACTAACATCGGTATCAAAAATGTACGGAGCTCAAAAAGCAGTAAATGCCATTTCTTTTTCTGGAGAGAAGGGTGAGATTATTGGTTTTTTGGGGCCAAATGGAGCAGGGAAATCAACTACGATGAAAATGTTAACTGGGTTTATTCAGCCTTCTGAAGGAACTGTTATGGTTGGTGGAATTGATGTGGTTAAAAATTCTATAGAAGCGCAGAAGCAAATAGGGTATTTACCAGAACATAATCCCTTGTATTTAGATATGTACGTAAGGGAGTATTTACAGTTTCAAGCATCGGTTCATCAAGTAGGTATTGAAAAAGTAGAAGAAGTAATTGCAAAAGTAGGGCTGACTTTAGAAGCGCATAAGAAAATAGGGCAGCTTTCAAAGGGATATCGACAACGAGTTGGATTGGCAGCAGCTATTTTGCATGATCCAGAAGTGTTGATTTTAGATGAACCTACCACAGGATTAGATCCGAATCAATTGGTAGAAATACGTGGATTGATAAAGGAATTAGGAAAAGATAAAATAGTGTTACTTTCTACCCATATAATGCAAGAGGTAGAAGCGGTGTGCGATCGTGTTATTATTATCAATAAAGGAGAAATTGTTACCGATAAAAAAATAAATGAATTAAAAACATCTACCGAGCAAGTTATTCATGTAACCTTTGATTATAAGTTAGAAGAGCAGTTTATAAAGCGTATGCTTAATGTGGTTTCCTATAAAAATACTTCTGAAAATAATTGGACCTTAGTTTTTGATACTACGGAAGATATGCGTCCACATATTTTTGACTTCGCACAAGAAAATGGTTTAAAGATTCTTGGGTTGAATACTGAAAATAAGAATTTAGAAAGTTTATTTAGAGAGTTGACTTCATAA
- a CDS encoding dihydrofolate reductase: protein MITLIAAIAKNNALGKDNDLIWHLPADLKRFKKVTSGHHILMGRNTYESIGKPLPNRTTVIITRNNDYFVDGCLVANSVEEALELAKEDSEVFIIGGAQIYKQVMDKGLVDQLDITIVHETFEADVFFPAIDATVWKEVSREDFKADEKNKYDYSFVSYQRM from the coding sequence ATGATTACACTGATTGCAGCTATTGCAAAAAATAATGCTTTAGGAAAAGATAATGACCTAATATGGCATTTACCTGCCGATTTAAAACGTTTTAAAAAGGTTACCTCAGGGCATCATATTTTAATGGGTCGAAATACTTATGAAAGTATAGGGAAGCCTTTGCCTAATAGAACTACGGTAATCATAACGAGAAACAATGATTATTTTGTAGATGGATGTTTGGTCGCTAATTCTGTAGAGGAAGCTTTAGAATTAGCCAAAGAAGATTCGGAAGTTTTTATTATTGGAGGAGCTCAGATTTATAAACAAGTAATGGATAAAGGATTGGTAGATCAATTAGATATTACCATTGTTCATGAAACGTTTGAAGCAGATGTGTTTTTTCCAGCAATAGATGCAACTGTTTGGAAAGAAGTTTCTCGTGAAGATTTTAAAGCAGATGAGAAAAATAAATACGATTATAGTTTCGTTTCTTATCAGAGAATGTAA
- a CDS encoding thymidylate synthase, translated as MKQYHDLVKHVLESGNEKGDRTGTGTKSVFGYQMRFDLNEGFPMVTTKKLHLKSIIYELLWFIKGDTNIKYLQENGVRIWNEWADENGDLGPVYGHQWRNWNSDEIDQLKEVIETLKKNPNSRRMLVSAWNPSVLPDTSVSFSENVANGKAALPPCHAFFQFYVADGKLSCQLYQRSADIFLGVPFNIASYALFTMMIAQVCGYEVGEFIHTFGDAHIYNNHMEQLELQLSREPRPLPKMKINPEIKNIEDFTFNDFELIDYNPHPHIKGVVAV; from the coding sequence ATGAAGCAATATCACGATTTAGTAAAACATGTATTAGAGAGCGGAAACGAAAAAGGAGATAGAACAGGTACGGGTACTAAAAGTGTTTTTGGGTATCAGATGCGATTTGATTTAAACGAAGGTTTCCCAATGGTAACTACCAAAAAACTGCACTTGAAATCGATTATTTATGAATTGTTGTGGTTTATTAAAGGGGATACCAATATCAAGTATTTACAAGAAAATGGTGTACGTATATGGAATGAATGGGCCGATGAGAATGGTGATTTAGGTCCTGTGTACGGTCATCAATGGCGTAATTGGAACAGTGACGAGATAGATCAGTTGAAAGAGGTGATAGAAACCTTGAAAAAGAATCCAAATAGTCGTAGAATGTTAGTGTCAGCTTGGAATCCTTCTGTGTTGCCAGATACTTCGGTTTCTTTTTCAGAAAATGTAGCCAATGGAAAAGCTGCATTGCCTCCATGTCATGCTTTCTTTCAGTTTTATGTAGCAGATGGGAAGTTGTCTTGTCAATTGTATCAACGTAGTGCTGATATCTTTTTAGGAGTTCCTTTTAATATTGCAAGTTATGCATTGTTTACAATGATGATTGCTCAGGTATGTGGTTATGAAGTAGGAGAGTTTATTCACACGTTTGGAGATGCACATATTTATAATAATCATATGGAGCAGTTAGAATTGCAATTATCTCGTGAGCCAAGACCATTACCAAAGATGAAGATCAATCCAGAAATTAAAAATATAGAAGACTTCACATTTAATGATTTCGAATTGATTGATTATAATCCGCATCCACATATCAAAGGTGTCGTAGCAGTATAA
- a CDS encoding nucleoside transporter C-terminal domain-containing protein, which translates to MKKLFTLIVLCASVTIFGQSIEKKWNFSSITSNGNELFQINPNDVFTLSEGNFNYTLEAKENLQASGNYIRQNNLLIFNYKQPKDTVRYYNIVELSEDKLTIAENNVVYSFATENVPVAAEQKAEVAEVKEEPKATGIKPSEDFSLNSFLRGVLGMASLIVIAFLFSSNRRGVDWKTVGLGLGFQLLIAVGVLKVPFVQKAFEFVGSIFVSVLDFTRAGSEFLFSGLVADMDSFGFIFAFQVLPTIIFFSALTSLLFYLGLIQKVVKGLAWLLSKSLKISGAESLSVAGNIFLGQTEAPLLIKAYLEKMNRSEILLVMIGGMATVAGAVLAAYIGFLGGDDEALRLLYAKHLLAASVMAAPGAIIISKILYPQTEEVNTDVKVSSEKIGSNILDAIANGTTEGLNLAMNVAAMLLVFIAFIAMLNGILGWIGDITTLNEWMAANTPYPKFSLEAILGYIFAPLMWLIGVPSEDMALMGQLLGIKLAASEFVGYIQLAELKNVASATHLTYNKSVIMATYMLCGFANFASIGIQIGGIGSLAPGQRKTLSEFGMKALIGGTIASLMSATIAGMIIG; encoded by the coding sequence ATGAAGAAATTATTTACGCTTATTGTGCTTTGCGCATCTGTAACAATTTTTGGACAAAGCATAGAAAAAAAGTGGAATTTTTCATCAATTACTTCAAACGGAAATGAATTATTTCAAATCAACCCGAATGATGTTTTTACCTTATCAGAAGGTAACTTTAACTACACATTAGAAGCGAAAGAGAATCTACAAGCTTCAGGAAACTATATCCGACAAAACAATTTATTAATTTTTAATTATAAACAACCAAAAGATACGGTTCGTTATTATAATATTGTTGAGCTATCTGAAGATAAACTAACAATAGCAGAGAATAATGTGGTGTATTCATTTGCTACTGAGAACGTACCTGTTGCTGCGGAGCAAAAGGCGGAAGTAGCAGAAGTTAAAGAAGAACCAAAAGCAACAGGGATTAAACCTAGTGAAGATTTTTCTCTAAATAGCTTTTTAAGAGGGGTTTTAGGGATGGCTTCTTTAATTGTAATTGCATTTTTATTTAGCTCTAATAGAAGAGGGGTTGATTGGAAGACAGTTGGTTTAGGTTTAGGATTTCAGTTGTTAATTGCTGTTGGAGTTTTAAAAGTACCTTTTGTACAAAAAGCCTTTGAATTTGTAGGAAGTATTTTTGTAAGTGTACTAGATTTTACAAGAGCGGGAAGTGAATTTTTATTTAGCGGATTAGTAGCAGATATGGATTCGTTTGGATTTATTTTTGCATTTCAGGTTTTACCTACGATTATATTTTTCTCAGCCTTAACTTCATTGTTATTCTACTTAGGACTAATCCAAAAGGTTGTAAAAGGATTAGCTTGGTTATTATCGAAGAGTCTAAAAATTTCAGGAGCAGAAAGTTTATCAGTGGCAGGAAATATTTTCTTAGGACAAACAGAAGCGCCTTTATTGATTAAGGCCTACTTAGAAAAAATGAATCGTTCTGAAATCTTATTAGTAATGATTGGAGGAATGGCAACGGTTGCTGGGGCAGTATTAGCAGCCTATATCGGATTCTTAGGAGGAGATGATGAAGCCTTACGTTTATTATATGCAAAACACTTATTAGCAGCCTCAGTAATGGCAGCACCTGGAGCTATTATTATTTCTAAAATCTTATATCCACAAACAGAAGAAGTAAATACCGATGTAAAAGTATCTTCAGAAAAAATAGGTTCTAATATTTTAGATGCAATTGCTAACGGAACTACAGAAGGATTAAACTTAGCAATGAATGTAGCTGCAATGTTATTAGTGTTTATTGCTTTTATAGCTATGTTAAATGGAATTTTAGGTTGGATAGGAGATATTACAACATTAAATGAATGGATGGCAGCAAACACACCGTATCCTAAGTTTTCATTAGAGGCGATTTTAGGATATATATTCGCACCATTAATGTGGTTAATTGGTGTGCCTAGTGAAGATATGGCCTTAATGGGACAATTATTAGGAATCAAATTAGCAGCAAGTGAGTTTGTGGGATATATCCAATTAGCCGAATTAAAGAACGTGGCATCTGCAACACATTTAACATATAATAAATCTGTTATCATGGCAACCTATATGCTATGTGGATTTGCAAATTTTGCTTCTATTGGTATTCAAATTGGAGGAATTGGTTCATTAGCTCCAGGGCAACGTAAAACATTATCGGAGTTTGGTATGAAAGCATTAATTGGAGGTACAATTGCTTCATTAATGTCAGCTACTATCGCAGGAATGATCATCGGATAG